gagtactattaaaatagatttaataagtttgagttaaaccaatatttacaaatttatttagtttacataattaattaatacatgatgtcatcgatattttataaagatttgatataattttgagTTAAATAAGTGTTTGCAGACATAACATATAGAGAGAGGATTGAAATAAATATCATCTAGAAAATCtacaaacttgagatgatatatTCTTCATTTGTCGACTCGATAGAGCATCTATCCATACACATAATTGGTGTTATTGTATTATGTGTGTTAATGTGATTTTAAGTATTTGCAGGTTAATGAATAATGATACAATCTAGCAATAGAAATTGTTGTACACCGATGAAAATATCAACAAACTGCAAAGTACCAATGATACACCAATGGATTAAGTCTATCAGTATATTCCAGAAAGCGTTGGAATTGTTCCCTTCAATATGTCATTGTTTATTGTGTTCAATACAGAGTATATCACTAACAGATTAAGTCTGTCGGTATATTTTAGAAAGCATTGGAACTTTTCACTTCTCAATTAGATTGTTCATTGTGTTCAATATAGAGAATATCATTGCAAATTAAGTCCATTGGTATGTTCCAAAAAACATTAGATCTGTTAACCTCTTGATTGCACTGTTCGTTGTGTTTAATACAGAGGGTATCACCAACATATTAAATTCAtcgatatattatataaaacatttGAACTTTTCAATTACATTGTTCATGTTGTTCATTAAAAATACAAAcggaaaaacatttatttttaatttttcaactagaaagttattgataatatttggcgggtttctgaattttttttattaaattaaaaatttcaattagactttatagataaaaacaccgataaatacattaaaaatactaatatttaatttttcaatgataaaGTTATTCGTAATAAAAATTTTGtgtaaaacaaaacatatttacGTAGGAACAAAAGAGAAATGCATGAATAGAGAaatgaagtttaaattaaaagatatatttttccttatttatttaaaattattaattttttataaaaaaaattaatttcatttttattcagaAGATCAAGCTACTAATAAAAGGACATgcttcattcaaataaaaaaaaaattgcatgaacacaaagaataatttatttagcaAAACACATTTGCCTCACAGCATCGAGCTGGTATTTATCCACCTTGCTTCTAGACTGGCTTCCACTTTGTGCTTCCATGATTGCTTATTTGCATTTTAACTTTTtcccaaacaaatttttttcaccCCTTGCGTGCTTACATGAACTACCAAAAATAACTTGCCATGCGGTTTTAAtacagcaataaaaaaaaaggtgcactATGTTTTTCTTTGCCCCCCTCTATTTTCCGGACAACATCATTACCTTCATTTGGATTGGTAAGACAATCGACCAAGTTTAATATTAAGtctctcctttttcttcctCCATCATTTTCCCTTCGTTCTAGATCCCTTATTAGTTACCTCGTACTGTAGTGGAGGtaaataactaatataaattataaattataagaaaatcttgtattttttaaatgtaaataaaagatttcgagtttcataaaatatatatataagggttttttaagataaatttcttttttaatcatgtaaatattattttaaagtattttttaaaaataatttccaataaaattttagttttaaaattaggTGGATCccgcttttaatttaatcttaaataagtttatttaccatgtttttaaaataaatttctatcaTCATTTTCATAAGTTAGACTTCATTTCGTAATTCATAGCAATATCAATatagctcctttttttttaatagaattttaCTAGAGTTTacgatatatatataacccCTTAAAACATATGGAGAATTTAGTGTGCATCTAggtaaatattaatattcatcaGAGTATTACAATTGTTGTTTTGCCCTTTCAAGAAAATACTTATGGCCGTGGTGTTGTGATAGAATGGTATTTTACTAAGGATCCATTGGTTATTAGGAGATTGATTAAGgataatttgatctttttaccTTTTAAATGTACAATATAatgattatattgttttaaaaagaaaaatattttaaaaaatgaagaaattcggtctttttacatttttaaaacggACTCCATTTCccttataacaaaaaaattgttaaatttgCATCAAGgtgctttttcatcttttcatgctatttttttttttttttgtcattaacaAGTTAAGAGGGCGTGATTTGatcttttgaataatataaatattattataacaaaaaaattgttagtACATGCAGCGTCACCTCACCTCCAAAATGCATCACTGCTCGGGTCAATATTGAAAGTGTATTGTCATTCTCCTTGCAAAAGTGCCACGTTTGAGCACGGCGGAGCAACGGTTGGATTCATGGGggtctttttctctctttttttttccctctcttttccttgccaaaatataaagatgttaattttttttttagattccaatttaatctttatttttttaatagttatttgttcaaaaagaattttatctttttttgattgattttttttttttgcaatctcACCcctcatcatttaatttttatatcgaattagatgtttattttttattgatttttattttatttttaatcctttctctttttttttttaatttcatcccttaacatatgatttcaaattatttttatatcaaatttagtctcaattcttttaattgttattttttttttgttttggatcattttttttattgcattgtttttcaacttcatccctaaacattttaaagatttagaatttttgttttgctattttttaaggtttgtcATTTATAGGGTTAGTCTCGGACTCAGGACCAAGGTCACGTGTTTTGAAAGTTAACACGAGttaaatttggtattttttgagttattttttttaatttgattttgttttaaattttatccttcaacgtttgatttattgaaaattaatcttcgtggttttttttaatcttatttctttgaaattatCTCAATCATGTAACTATGATCACGGGATTAgaaagttaattattatttttctagttttgtccTTCAATGCTGAgttatttcataattaaattttttagttttatttaatttgttttcgaTGAAGTTATACCAATATTACAACTAAATTGCATATTTAACACGCTAAGTTAAATGGAATCGAGTTAGGTTTCTTTGACTTATtttaagttgttattttttaagtttatttattatcattttatttttatttaaattatttaagtttATTAATTGGTTATCATGCTTTTTTAGAAATGCTTATATCaccttaataatttttttatattgaaaaatctaTTCGGCTGTCATGTTGCGCGACCCTATCTATCGGAGGAAGTTGACACCTAGATTTTGTTACTGGACCCACAAAGGCCTCGAACTTACAAAGGTCGCTATTGTATTGTATGGGATTGGGAGAAAAGTGATGGCACGTTGAAGGGCAGTGGTAAAGGCCCGTTTAAGGATTTGGAAGGTTGTCTGTACTTTGTCACTTTTCTGGGGCCCATAAAGATAGTTCTCCATATCTATTAACATCATGGGGTTTGTTAATATATCAGACGGTTGCTATCGAATTCAACCGTTTGTCAAATGTATCatgtcatgtaatttttttcataaagttaCTAAACCtggtttaataaattaaatttagaaactCTTAGACTCACTTATTATTTAATCCAAGTTTcacattaaatttaatataagttACATTAATTGTGTCTAGGTGTATGGATCTAAAAACAATATGACTGACTAATAAAATTATggtttggatttaaaaaaatctcacaataatactttttaaaaatattaaaatatatatatatatatatattagattaacttggatcaatttataataaactGTAAAACTTGTGATTGGAGTAATTGATTtcactaagtttaataatatttactgtcatttaattatatgataaaaaaatataaaaattattttaaaatcaacaaaatattaaataattacttcaaaaaaattaataatttttttcacagagcctcgatattaaaaaaataatattgaaaaaaaaaagaaaaggttaatgTCACACGCATAGCAATGAGTGGCCCAATATATTTAGGCCTTTAAaaaagcttatatatatatatataatgaagagtcttatactttttatttaaaataataataataataatccaaatAACATGTTAGTTGATACCAGCTCATAATCTAGCCACCATTGTGGTggctaaaaaatcaagatgggTTTTTTTGGGTCAAACACCATAAAAACCTTCCTAACACcccaaaatcaatcaaaaatcaacaaatcaaaatgaaatttgaCCTATTTTGTCATGGATATTCATAGAAAAAACACATTGTCAACGAACTTCTATTAGCTAACGGGACATGTTAACACTAAAAATAGTAAGTTTTGTcataaaaaagataatcaaattaaatacttTATCACTCCTTACTATTCTAAGAAGATTCTTTCTCCTATCTCTCTTAACTCATGGACTATAACAATctaaactaaaaggaaaaaaaaaaactacaaccatccaaactaaaaataaaataacctatacttttaataaaaactataattttattatttacacatttattttttattttgacaaaaaaaacattttttaaaagtattatgaCCGTAcaagttttaattagaaaattaaaaaagcacgaatcaattatttttaagcatgtatatgaaaaaattcaagAGCAATGAATTTGTgaagattatatataaaattttataattaaaaaacagatattttatttttattaaatattaatgagaaaaatattttaagaattatatatattgatctaatacataattatttacaaaaaaattgataatatcatcataaaaattatgatatttttaaaaaacaatgacataATTAGATAATCACtcaaatattatcttgataaattagttttaaattttttttttgttaaaagttaaaaaaaatatagaaataaaggGATAGCTTGATAGAGAACATGTGTGCCTAGACCTAGTAAAATAAGTTAAAGGTTAAgcctaagtgttttttttttttaaaaaaaaaaacataacatgttaTTCTCTATAATTACTTTAAATAAACATAAGATGATGTAtcatttatttaagaaaataacatgttgttttttattttgtttgccaATCACTTTAAGTGATGATGTAtcatttatttaagaaaatgacatgtttttttttttaattttgttttccaattACTCTGAATGATTGAAAAGTCAAGTTTTAAGTTTTGAaactctaaaaatttaattcttaacttgttttaaaaagtatctcttaaatattttaaaaatctcaagaaaccatttaaaacttgaaaaagctAAAATGACGCAAAACTCCGACCAAGtccaaaaaaacttttaaagtcCTAATCTATATTTTACggtattttcaaagaaaattactGTCTTCCTTCAACTCTCatatttaaaatgaattcaTTGAttctaatattgatttttttttttttatggttgagaCGCGGTTAATCAACCAATTTCTTTTCATCAACTACTTTTTGATAAATCCCCCCCCTGTTAAATTCCTTGAATTGAAATGTTTAGGACcgaaacatttaaaaaacaggAACCAAAATAAGAAATATGGGATCAAATTGTACCTTTTCACGCCCATGAACacagtgaaattgaaaaaatggtTGTTGTTTTGAGTAGGTGTTTAATTTTGTCcatcttgttttaaatttttttaacggATAAAATTATATTCTGCATTGTAAAATTGAGCAATATTTTAACTCGAGATGTTTTCTATtcgcaaaaaaaattaattacgaaatcaaataattgatcgaagaagaaagaagaagcagaCATGAGCAGTCCCCGATGCTACCGGCTGTTTGAAAAATagtgaaatgaaaaaagaatcacagttttttttagtttatagtgCGCAGTGCAATGCAACAAGTAACGTGATAAAGCGGTCAAAGCGTTTACGAGAAAGAAGGGTAGTTCAACATGGTTCTGTGTCCCGTACTTGCATGAGTGCCACGTGAGTTTAACATGGGGATTGTAGCTGGGAACCAGTCGCGCGGTTtgcttttacattttaaatgtatttaaaaaaaatgattttttttaaattaatattttttaatattttcaaatttttttgatatattaatatctaaaataattttaactaaataaaatatattaatttaatatattttcaagtaaaaattatattttaaaaaaaaatatatatattttttgttagtagagtaaaaagaataataatattagtttggGTTACCCTAGAAGGCGCAGGCCTAGACCCTGGCTCCAAGGCAGAGAAGGAAGAGTGCTCAGTCAAACCTGCTTtcctttgtgttttctttttcactatCCACGTTTTTAACCTTTCACTCCATCTGAATTGTGTCGTGGGAGTCTCTCATTGTTCAAATCTAGCACCCAACTTTAGTTCACTTAAAAAGAGTTCAAGAGAAAATATCGAGGGATATCTGCTGGttcgattttaattttattttctagaaattagaattttataaattctaaaactattattgttttatataattattaatttcagaaatcataaaaataattaaaatatatataagatgaCTGTATAtccacattattattattaataataaaaaaattcaagagaagAAACAAGATCGTCAAGCTCAGTTCAGCAGCGACCAATTTAGAAGGTTGTAAGATGTTCTCAAAGAGTAGAGCCTGCATAGCGTATGGGGTTAACAATATCCTAAACTATTTGGCTCAAAATGCCAATTCTTTTAGCTTCTTACGTTAATTCTCTCCTCAAGAACTCCAGTTTGAGTCATCAGAGAATTTAGACTTGCTATACAATTAATGGAACTGCAGGCAGGCACTCTTAAAAATGAAACGGAATACTAGTTTCActatatcttaatatatatcaCTTGTGTCATAGCTAGCAGCCTCtccttaaaaaatttgaatgttaGTGATAatatagtaattttattgttctatcaaatataaaaatataaaaaatccttGTGTAGAAggtattgaattattttattctaggattatattattaatcttactataaatataattaccaaaataactttgcacaattcttaaaaaatatttatgtaaaagATTAACttacccaaaaacaaaaacaaaagataaaataaccaaataacAACAAAgtcaagataaataaatagtattatgtgtcttaaaatacaataaaatccctagaaaaattagtgttttggacattttaaaaaaataacgaataaacacaacaaaaagaacattttttggacattttttgttgttgatgaaatagcatatattttaataacacGAACTAGACATCAATTGAATTACAGTGCAAACTGATACATTCTGCAGCCTCCATGGTAGATGAGCTAGATAACAAATTCTATGTGGATTAGTATTGATTATCAAGCTCGCCATAATTAATAAAGGATGTGCACACTTTTTTATGTAAGCATTCAAGACTTTGTTCTACAAAAAGACTTTCTCAATGCAGGAAGCCACAAGATGGATCAAGGTTATTCTCTCCGGAAAGAATCAGACAGGACCAACAGTGGCAGTAATACACAGATGATGTCAACTTTGAAACTCCATTTTATGATAATGGTTCTGTCATAAATTCGTTGGACGACCCCGTATAACAGTTCTTGGAAACTGTCCCCAGATCTGAAAATGGAGCAGCGGGGGATCGTGCAAAGATGTTTCTACCCTAACAAAGGTTGGATGTGTGCTTGAAACAGAAAATTTTGGCAATTGGAAAAACAGACCAAGTAGAACAATACCAAGGAGGAGACAAGACCAGCGTCCTAATCGAggtgaagaaaatgaagaatcaCACTAAAAGAATACCagagcaaagaaaagaaaagagaagacaaATAAAGGCAAGGTTTTTCTGCCCAAGATAGAGGAGGCTTTttgcttattatttatttgctaATTTATATTAAGTTATCTTGTTTATGAAGTGAATTGTAGTTTTTCTAAAAGTGTGctatttcggttttttttttttttcttttctttttttgtgtaaagGTGTTTTTCCTCCAAAATCTCTAGAATattgtgctaattttaaaaaaaaatccaaaaaattgctTCCTAGGATCTCCATCACATGTTTAATAGTGCTGTTCCAACCTTTCCATGCTATGATTATATGACTCAGggctgtgtgtgtgtgtgggtgtctatatatatatatatatagaaagcatTTACTCTCCATCTTATCCTGGATATTTGCCTGTAATTTACCAAAAGGTAGAGTGATCGATAAAGAAGGATTATATAGTACAACATTATAAAAGTTGACATAATTGAGCAGCCTAGTTCCATTTCAAACGTGCTTCCTTTACTGCTTTAACTAGTTGAAAACTTGAACAAAAGGCAAGGGGCAGACACACAAGAACGCAAGTAAAGACAACGGATCTGGACTCGCCAATCAAATTACCTTGTCAGTAACCAAACACAAAGGGATGGTAGTGGATAACTGAAGAAATCGGAACACTTTTTACATTGGTCAAATCAAATCCTTAACTTTTAAACTGGATCAAATTAACCCCTTTACTTCTAATTGTCGGAAAATTCAATCCCTCTATCTAATTTTCTTTGTGATACTACATAATGGGTTATCAGAAATTAATCTACAATAAGAAATTCTCGAGACCAACAAACCCAACTCAATATTTACACCAACAAATCTTAAGATTGTTTGGGTTGAACAAATGGTCAGTTTTGAAATATATTCCCATATGAACTATACATTTTAGGATGGAAAATGGTAGTCGGAAGGTCTCATTCAACGATGCTGTTAAGGTTGCCGTCTAATccgtgttttataatttttagattattttaatgtattaatattaaaaaataaaataaaaatattataaaaatatatttatatataaaaaatattttcaaaaactgcTATTACTATATTTAAAGTAACTTTATTCGCTCCGACTGTAAGTAGTTAAAGTAGAGGTGATGCTGTGCTGGTTTAACACGCCATAGAAATTAGAATATTGACCGAAATGTGAAAACTAGATGGACTGACCACAAGTAAGAGTACTCCTTACAGCCATTTATTATACGGCATCCGTATGTCAGCACAACTGTAACTTCATCtttacattttgatttttttaaaaaaacaaataatacagTTTGGTAAAAATCTGAAGTGAATAGcatgggttaaaaaaaaatggtatattTTATAACCAAATAACGGTTGTGttaacatgaataaaaattaatctaaaattttattctaaaaagatGATTTAAGATTCAAAAACCaaggaaaacaaatataaaatgatgtgttgaaagaaaaaaaatagtatgaatttatttttgatacacCAGACCagatgatattattaaaaaaatcttaaaaagataatatattaaaagaatatcaaataaaattataattaattatgaattttattcaagattaatttatttttgactaTGATATTGTTTGGTTGTGTTTTAAGACATGGTTATGGTTAGAATAGTCGGTAAGATCTTTCTTTATGTCAAAAAAGTGTATTACCGAAGAccccttctttgtttttttctcttcattttctctCTCGCCACATCAGTTTTTCTATGAATCTTATACTTTTAcagttgaatttttataaaattgtagaATTATCCTGCACGAGACTGTGTTTTTGACTAAACGACGCTACTGAGAGAATACCAATAGTATATAAACTGTgatatttcataattattttttaaatccaaaagaaCCCAACATTTCTGAACAATCCTATATCCTACCCTCTAGAATTTCTGACTCTCAGACTGGTTTCACATGACTAACCTGCAACACCCTCAAAAGTCAGGACAAAATAAAAGCCAACCTCcctttccctctctctttctgtCGTGGTAAAAAAGCTTACTCCTCTCTGCCACCCTGCCACCCATTTTCAGGTACTATTGCAGCTCCCATTCACCTAAGCTAACCCCCTCATTAACTCTCTCACTCAAAAAGATTCCTTCCTTTTACCCTCGTCTCCCCCTTCTCCCTCTTATTAGACAACCACCGACTCGCTCAATTATTTCCCTTCCATTATTCTGGCTCTCCCAACAATGGAAGCTTTTAGCTTGCTCAGGTACTGGAGAGGTGGTGGCGGTGGTAGTGCTGCTAtcagtggtggtggtgggtgcGGTGGAGATGGTTATTGTAACGTACGCGCCACTAAAATTGTCACTGCTGTGTCTCCAAGCAGAGCGGAAACTGATGATGAGAATGATGACGATGATGGGCCTTTTTTTGACTTGGAGTTTGCAGTTCCTGATGAAGAAGAGGAGGGAGGAGACGGCAAAGAAGCGAACAAAGGAAACAATGGGGCTGATTCTGAAGAGGAAAACGATGCTGCTGACACTTCAGACGAGGATGAGGTTGAGGATGATGACATGGACGAAGAGAGGGAGATTAATTTCACTCTCTCTTCGGCTTCTAGCAATGACAGGAGTGATCTAAATCTTGCTCTTTCTCCTTCTGATGACTTGTTTTTCAAAGGAAGGCTTGTGCCCATTGAGCCATCTTCACTTGAGCCAAACTCAAAATCCTCTCAGTTCTCGGTGTCTTTCCTAAAATCTGCTGTAAAATTTCGCATATTCATGTTGGGATTAAAGAAGAAACCAAACACTAcaacaacaaatgaaaaggcAGAAGCTAATGTGGTGCCGGCATTAGCTTCTTCTACTCCCGAACTGCAAGGGGAGAAAGATGAGGAAAATGGCAAGCAGAGTAAGCTTTTTACTGTGAAATTTAAGGTTGAGGAAGTTCCTGTAATGTCTTTGTTTACTAGAGAGAATAGCAAAAGTATCAAGTCATCGCAGAAGCAGAATTCTACAGAAGAATCAACTGCTTCAGCTGCTGGTGTTGCTTCTTCTGATGAGAAgctgaaattttcaaaagatgTAATGCAGAAGTACTTACAGAAAGTTAAGCCTCTTTATATCCGTGTTTCTAAACGGTATGGAGAGAAGCTGAAATTCTCTGGTCAATTAAGTTTAGGCTCTGGGCAAAAAACACCGACTGCTCCGCCGCTATCCACGGTGACCCAGAAAACAACAGCGGCTGATAAAGTTGAAAAGGAGAAGGTAAGTGTGGAAGATCCGGCAGTGGCAGTGCCCGATCACAAGGGTCGAAAACAGGGGAATTTGCCCTCTGGGTTGAGGGTTGTGTGTAAGCATTTAGGGAAAAGAAGATCAGCTTCGTCGGCGGCGGTGGCAGCGGCTCCTCCAGGTCCTGTTTTGTCAAATAGGAGAGATGATTCACTGTTGCAGCAACACGATGGGATCCAGAGTGCTATTCTTCATTGCAAGAGATCATTCAATGCTTCTCGAGGTAAAACAGTCATTTATTTAATGACTCTTAATTACTTTAACCAAATACTATGGTGCAGTAGTTAACCAATTCTGTTcctgtttctgtttctgttcCTGTTTTGTTGGGTTTTGCAGATTCTGATTCTTCTGTGCTATCAAGGTCAGTGAGTGATCCTTCACATGAGAAATCAATAGAAATAATGTCAAGTCATCAGATCATGAAGGGAAAGGTTCTTCTGTGGACCCAAAGAAGGCAGGAAAATGAGATTGATTGATCAGAGATTGATGATGATCTTCTGAGGATTCTGTAAAGAAAATGATGATTTCTGAAATCAGTTATCAGTCcactctgttttatttttttaattttatgaacttGCTCGTTTGTAAATATGCCTTCTTTTGGAGGAGATTTTGGATAGTGATTCAGTTTGATGGCTAGCTACTGAATCAGTAGTTTATGAGTACTTTGCTAGCTATTACTACTCTGGATGTGAAAGGGTTCTTAGGCTTGGTTCGGTAATAGTTTCAACCTTGTTAAAAACATCGAAAAGATGTTTTTTTGAGGTGCTAACTGCAAGTTGCATCTAAAAACAAGCGGGCACTTGTTAATGTTTATATATCTATTGAACTTCTGAAATCAGTAACATAGCTAGCAGCTGCGTTGCGTTCTTGCCTTGGCCCATGGCAAATATCTCTCGGATTATGGCGATTTTTCCGACGAGTCGATTATGAAGAAACAGAAAATGAGTAACATGTGTGTAATGATCCATGAAAATCTTTGGATTTATTTGAAGGGCCCTCAATCCTCAAGTCAGGATATAAGAGGTGTCTTTCGTGGTCAGAGAAGTCGGGAAAGTGGAAACCTGAACAggaaaaagattttcttttgttgaagtaAGAGAGAGCAGAGACATCGAGAGAGTGAAGATGCCATATCTCTCCCcgctataaaaaattaaacaaatcccctttgccctctctctttttatggTCTCATCATAATCTTGGAATTAGGGAAGGTTGGTGATGATGTCGATGCAACCCCCATTTATCTGTGCTCTGAAATAACATTGGAGATTAAATTTGTCTGCTTGTGCCAGGCTTGGCCCCAACCAAGCTGCTGCTGCTTTTACTACTCTGCTGTACTATCTTGTGGCAAGCCTTTTGTCGTTTTGGATAGTAATAAGATTCTGCGTGGCCTCTCCTTTTCTTTAAGCCTAGGCTAGCTAGCATCTACTAGCTTAATCTAAGGCCGAAAAATTGCTAACCCAGTTATTGTTCATGGAGAGGCTTAGCACATTCCTTTTCAACACCACTTTTTGGGTCACCTGTTTTTGCATTgaagttaatattttaaattaataatgaattaattatatgttgtgtttaatttggattaagttttcaaattaaaaattttatgtaataatatgattaaataaactTGAATTATAACGAATTACATATCTTATTGAATTCTTGATAATTCAGACAAATCTTGTAATGCACAGGGAAGAAGTTTACGTTTAAGGTCAGCTGTATTGTCTTATGCGTCTGAGCAGAGAGGGAGACCTCAACCTAAGAATCCATATCATCTGGGAATTGTGTCAAGTAACCTAACAACAAGGAGTTTCGCTCCCAATTCTTATCCCATATGGTGGGATTGTTGTAAAAACAGTCCTTTCACATCTCCAGTTGTTCTCTGGTGAAAGGAGCGGGAATGGGGGTAAAGCCCAACCTCGCCGAGGTGGGTGTGTCGGAGGCCACCGTCTTCCTTGGTCCCTAGGATGATCAAGGAGCATTCTTCATCTGGACGGAAATACTATGCGGCACAGTGTAAGTCCTTGTATGAATGTGTTGATGGGGCTGCTGCCCAGGCGATCCATTCCAACCACGGTGGTCGGATTATTGGAGGAACTCTACCCTTCTTTCTGGCTAGCCTTATAGCAACACCATCCAAACTCATCGGACGCTTTTCTTTTCTGATCTCTTTGAGAGTCGACACATTTAtggtgtgtttgatattatgatagttgttgtgatttgaaaaaaattgttttataaaaagtacttttagttgaggctGGTttcaaaaaatagatatttggttaaaactgtggttgaaattgaaattaaagaaaaaataatttaatatgtttggttcaaaaaaatacttttcaaattaaggt
This genomic interval from Populus alba chromosome 1, ASM523922v2, whole genome shotgun sequence contains the following:
- the LOC118033759 gene encoding probable membrane-associated kinase regulator 2; translation: MEAFSLLRYWRGGGGGSAAISGGGGCGGDGYCNVRATKIVTAVSPSRAETDDENDDDDGPFFDLEFAVPDEEEEGGDGKEANKGNNGADSEEENDAADTSDEDEVEDDDMDEEREINFTLSSASSNDRSDLNLALSPSDDLFFKGRLVPIEPSSLEPNSKSSQFSVSFLKSAVKFRIFMLGLKKKPNTTTTNEKAEANVVPALASSTPELQGEKDEENGKQSKLFTVKFKVEEVPVMSLFTRENSKSIKSSQKQNSTEESTASAAGVASSDEKLKFSKDVMQKYLQKVKPLYIRVSKRYGEKLKFSGQLSLGSGQKTPTAPPLSTVTQKTTAADKVEKEKVSVEDPAVAVPDHKGRKQGNLPSGLRVVCKHLGKRRSASSAAVAAAPPGPVLSNRRDDSLLQQHDGIQSAILHCKRSFNASRDSDSSVLSRSVSDPSHEKSIEIMSSHQIMKGKVLLWTQRRQENEID